One window of the Podospora pseudopauciseta strain CBS 411.78 chromosome 4, whole genome shotgun sequence genome contains the following:
- a CDS encoding hypothetical protein (COG:S; EggNog:ENOG503PEV2): MEASHLGWNTSFHAQLVGMGITTSPKASVLTDEPESYGCLTDRVSLTWSREIAQGIDYLRRVSGMAKDGPGPGNYGRVSCNWNAAIWFCNDNKYEKEVEWNSIAD, encoded by the exons ATGGAAGCCTCCCATCTCGGCTGGAACACCAGCTTTCACGCCCAGCTCGTTGGCATGGGTATCACCACATCGCCCAAGGCCTCCGTCTTGACCGACGAGCCGGAGAGCTACGGATGCCTGACTGATAGAGTTTCCTTGACCTGGTCAAGGGAGATTGCCCAAGGCATTGATTACCTCCGACGGGTGTCGGGGATGGCAAAGGACGGGCCCGGACCGGGCAACTACGGGAGGGTGAGCTGCAATTGGAATGCGGCTATTTGGTTTTGCAACGAT AACAAGTACGAGAAAGAGGTTGAGTGGAACTCGATTGCAGATTGA
- a CDS encoding hypothetical protein (antiSMASH:Cluster_5; EggNog:ENOG503PEQK), translating to MRRFSPPESPVVSSTTGSCPNIMPMMANKNMKPAAMKSMMATPVTYIPPLCDGACGTTPRSQQPMWSMMWQEIMQMMRMMPNMCWAMLTQRKHMSWADMGDMMIHTMLTCMEICMMVMAVPLWMMMPGAMFAMWMCTCALMVMGMCWMLNSREQMHMCAMESEGWMMGPEMDNEKWMFMGGMGMSSRHCHQQALPMLSRMFNRPMMCICMPTWGMPFDMMCMMLQRCMVMPSQVRRNLYAQMRTALLDDSMNRCVVLCHNDSAVLVSQAMAQLCSDLPAEKMCKLEIYSFGAAACEFMMPRGESTMDSEPAHHQSMDMMMNDRKGVHMEHFAMTTDPFAQMGVLESVRQNMSGRFCGGVFIMDNKKAMSMGKMSQDAMNMEMMYSGLMMEDYMMMMFSAQMSMGASSGTPSCMDSNMMIDRDCAEKREIAAMSNYYAASQTKKGSKRLSWTGLAATAGQKNGVSAGMIGLEQARKGCKGCNGHKAREVSWLSRYVSMGHMMNKSMSEGNMARSP from the exons ATGCGCCGATTCTCGCCACCTGAATCTCCTGTGGTTTCATCAACAACGGGTTCATGTCCCAACATCATGCCCATGATGGCCAACAAGAACATGAAGCCCGCCGCCATGAAGTCGATGATGGCTACCCCCGTCACCTACATCCCACCACTTTGCGATGGCGCCTGCGGTACCACCCCTCGATCTCAGCAGCCAATGTGGTCAATGATGTGGCAGGAAATAATGCAGATGATGCGAATGATGCCCAACATGTGCTGGGCCATGCTCACCCAGCGCAAGCATATGTCCTGGGCCGACATGGGAGACATGATGATACACACCATGCTCACGTGCATGGAGATATGCATGATGGTTATGGCTGTCCCGCtctggatgatgatgcctgGTGCCATGTTCGCCATGTGGATGTGCACCTGTGCCTTGATGGTCATGGGCATGTGCTGGATGCTCAACAGCAGAGAGCAGATGCACATGTGCGCCATGGAATCTGAGGGTTGGATGATGGGCCCGGAGATGGACAATGAGAAGTGGATGTTCATGGGCGGGATGGGTATGAG CTCTCGCCACTGCCACCAGCAAGCCCTTCCTATGCTCTCTCGCATGTTTAACCGTCCCATGATGTGCATCTGCATGCCCACCTGGGGTATGCCCTTCGACATGATGTGCATGATGCTCCAGCGTTGCATGGTGATGCCCAGCCAAGTCCGCAGAAACCTCTACGCCCAGATGCGCACTGCTCTCCTCGACGACTCTATGAACCGCTGCGTCGTCCTTTGCCACAACGATAGTGCCGTCCTCGTCTCCCAGGCCATGGCTCAGCTCTGCTCCGACCTGCCCGCTGAGAAGATGTGCAAGCTCGAGATCTACTCCTTCGGTGCCGCTGCCTGCGAGTTCATGATGCCCCGTGGTGAATCCACCATGGACAGCGAGCCTGCCCACCACCAGTCAATggacatgatgatgaatgaCCGCAAGGGAGTTCACATGGAGCACTTCGCCATGACGACTGATCCTTTCGCTCAAATGGGTGTTCTTGAGAGCGTGCGCCAAAACATGAGCGGTCGTTTCTGCGGTGGCGTCTTCATCATGGACAACAAGAAGGCTATGTCTATGGGCAAGATGAGCCAAGACGCCATGAACATGGAGATGATGTACTCCGGCCTGATGATGGAGGACtacatgatgatgatgttctcTGCCCAAATGTCGATGGGTGCTTCCTCGGGCACTCCTAGCTGCATGGACAGCAACATGATGATCGATCGCGACTGCGCCGAGAAACGGGAGATTGCTGCCATGTCCAACTACTATGCCGCCTCTCAGACCAAGAAGGGTAGCAAGCGTTTGAGCTGGACTGGCCTTGCTGCCACCGCTGGTCAGAAGAACGGTGTCAGCGCCGGCATGATCGGTCTTGAGCAGGCTCGCAAAGGATGCAAGGGTTGCAATGGCCACAAGGCTCGTGAGGTCAGCTGGCTGTCGCGCTATGTGTCCATGGGCCATATGATGAACAAGAGCATGTCGGAGGGCAACATGGCTCGCTCTCCATGA
- a CDS encoding hypothetical protein (CAZy:GH3; EggNog:ENOG503NV3U; COG:G) encodes MKCLENIGRYASFWGPNPRSAGRGSAVGKTPKWKLSTKKAAISVLSAIQALANPHTSRNHQKTILIEQEHRDEFVPYKAPSELPFYGRSPPVYPAPTANGTTPLWSHPHHLASLLVSNLTLQEKLNLTIGHAGPCVGNTAPIPRLSIPSLCIADGPASLRGQEYVSAFPAGVHLAATFDTDLMSLYGRALGREFHNRGVNIALGPIAGPIGRIIKGGRSWEGGGPDPYLAGKLFGKVTRAMQEQGVVAVGKHWVGNEQETRRRLDWDNGRHAVSAEVDDRTLHEVYVWPFMEGLKEGMGGVMCSYQRVNHSYGCQNSKLINGVLKQELGFEGFVVSDWDGQVSGVGSANAGLDLVMPGKGFWGSSLEEAVRNGSVSEERVDDMARRVLAGWYLLGQDRGYPERAIWGNLERHGAVDVMEDHGGLIREVGAAGTVVVKNEKGTLPLGRKRRLVCVFGYDAQVKASPWTNRDRYGGGYEENYGWETFNGTLITGGGSGSTTPPYVVSPFEAIQHRVRKEGGILRWDFWSGNPTPYLNADACAVFINSYASESFDRKNLTDKFSDDLVLNVASWCSNTIVIVHSTSIRLVEAFITHPNVTAVVMAGLPGQESGNSLVDILWGDVNPSGRLPYTIAKSEQDYGAVLDPAGAEDEDFPEDDFSREGVLLDYRAFDRDGITPRFEFGFGLSYTSFSYSSLHTTVKPRVDTNMGEWPEKNKEIVQGGHPDLWDVVAVVTCHITNTGHLHGAEVAQLYLGVPNSEKDGKTPVRQLRGFKKVGPLAPGETRQVIFELTRRDLSVWDVFKQQWRMRRGEYKVQIGASSRDLRLETVIILE; translated from the exons ATGAAGTGTCTCGAGAACATTGGCCGCTATGCCAGCTTCTGGGGCCCAAACCCCCGATCTGCAGGCAGAGGAAGTGCAGTTGGCAAGACCCCAAAGTGGAAGCTCAGCACCAAGAAAGCCGCCATCTCGGTGCTGTCAGCCATTCAAGCCCTCGCCAACCCGCACACATCTCGAAATCATCAAAAGACTATCCTCATCGAGCAAGAGCACAGGGATGAGTTTGTACCATACAAGGCCCCTTCAGAACTGCCATTCTATGGCCGCAGTCCACCGGTTTATCCTGCCC CAACCGCCAacggcaccacccccctctggtcccacccccaccacctcgcctccctcctcgtctccaacctcaccctccaagaAAAACTCAACCTTACCATCGGCCATGCGGGCCCTTGCGTGGGTAACACCGCCCCAATCCCCAGACtatccatcccctccctctgcaTAGCCGATGGCCCTGCCTCTCTCCGCGGCCAGGAATATGTCTCCGCCTTTCCCGCGGGTGTCCATCTCGCCGCGACCTTTGACACAGATCTCATGTCCCTTTATGGCCGCGCCTTAGGTAGGGAGTTTCACAACCGCGGTGTGAACATTGCTCTTGGTCCCATCGCCGGGCCCATAGGCAGGATAAtcaaaggggggaggagctgggaagggggaggaccAGACCCCTATCTGGCGGGAAAGTTATTTGGGAAGGTGACAAGAGCTATGCAAGAGCAGGGTGTGGTAGCGGTGGGAAAACACTGGGTGGGAAATGAGcaggagacgaggaggaggttggattGGGATAATGGACGGCATGCTGTTAGTGCCGAGGTTGATGATAGGACGTTGCATGAGGTGTATGTTTGGCCTTttatggaggggttgaaggaggggatgggaggggtgaTGTGTAGTTACCAGCGGGTTAACCACTCGTATGGGTGTCAGAATTCCAAGTTGATCAATGGGGTGTTGAAGCAAGAGTTGGGGTTCGAGGGGTTCGTGGTTAGTGATTGGGATGGGCAGGTCAGTGGGGTGGGGAGTGCGAATGCGGGGTTGGATTTGGTGATGCCGGGGAaggggttttgggggagcagtttggaggaggcggtgaggAATGGGAGTGTGagtgaggagagggtggatgatatggcgaggagggtgttggcggGGTGGTATCTGCTGGGCCAGGATAGGGGATATCCGGAGAGGGCGATATGGGGGAATTTGGAGAGGCATGGGGCCGTGGATGTGATGGAGGATCATGGGGGGTTGATTAGAGAGGTTGGGGCGgcggggacggtggtggtgaagaatgAGAAGGGGACGTTGCCGTTGGGGAGGAAGCGGAGGTTGGTTTGCGTTTTTGGGTACGATGCTCAGGTGAAGGCCAGTCCGTGGACGAACAGGGATCGGTATGGGGGTGGGTATGAGGAGAATTATGGGTGGGAGACGTTTAATGGGACCTTGATTACTGGGGGTGGATCGGGTAGTACCACACCGCCGTATGTGGTCAGCCCGTTTGAGGCGATTCAGCATCGAGTACGGAAAGAAGGGGGCATTCTTCGCTGGGACTTTTGGTCTGGAAATCCCACGCCATACCTCAACGCAGACGCCTGCGCAGTCTTCATCAACTCTTACGCATCCGAGTCATTCGACAGAAAGAACCTGACCGACAAATTCAGCGACGACCTCGTGCTCAACGTAGCCAGCTGGTGCAGCAACACCATTGTCATCGTCCACTCCACCAGCATCCGCTTAGTCGAAGCATtcatcacccaccccaacGTAACAGCCGTCGTCATGGCCGGCCTACCAGGTCAAGAATCCGGCAACAGTCTGGTTGACATTCTCTGGGGCGACGTCAACCCATCCGGCCGCCTGCCATACACCATTGCCAAATCAGAGCAAGACTATGGCGCTGTCCTCGATCCAGCAGGAGCAGAAGACGAAGACTTTCCCGAAGATGACTTTTCCAGAGAGGGTGTCTTGCTCGATTACCGAGCCTTTGACAGAGATGGCATCACACCCAGATTCGAATTCGGGTTTGGATTGAGTTACACCTCATTCTCGTATTCATCCTTGCATACCACTGTCAAACCCCGTGTCGATACCAACATGGGGGAGTGGCCCGAGAAAAACAAGGAAATCGTTCAAGGCGGACATCCAGACTTGTGGGATGTAGTGGCGGTAGTGACATGTCACATCACCAATACTGGCCATCTGCACGGAGCAGAGGTTGCGCAGCTTTATCTCGGTGTGCCAAATTCTGAAAAGGACGGGAAGACACCGGTTAGACAGCTGAGAGGGTTCAAGAAGGTTGGACCTCTTGCGCCGGGGGAGACAAGACAGGTGATATTTGAGTTGACAAGAAGGGACTTGAGTGTGTGGGATGTCTTCAAGCAGcagtggaggatgaggaggggagagtaCAAGGTTCAGATCGGGGCGAGCAGTCGGGATTTGAGGTTGGAGACGGTTATCATTCTGGAATAG
- a CDS encoding hypothetical protein (EggNog:ENOG503P777), whose translation MKTAIFSLLALATSALAGPVVTESQLSPRQLEGQADQLDTLLALVQTHTGNINSTTAAVQDNPSVDQQNAAAAALAPDFNAITSALTSATTLLAKRAWEDTVIFARTGGDDKDGGHGGGKDGPNKSCTKECLLVKIELLVWEIACTIKLVIIKLGLACVLQILTPLLLALVGLIKALDKVVLGLVIVVKALLHTILGTVAGALLALIIW comes from the exons ATGAAGACcgccatcttctccctccttgcTCTGGCCACCTCGGCCCTCGCCGGGCCCGTCGTGACGGAGAGCCAGCTCTCTCCCCGCCAGCTCGAGGGCCAGGCTGATCAGCTCGACACTCTGCTTGCTCTTGTGCAGACTCATACCGGCAACATTA actccaccaccgccgcggTCCAAGACAACCCCTCCGTTGACCAGCAaaacgccgccgccgccgccctcgccccCGACTTCAacgccatcaccagcgctctcacctcggccaccaccctccttgcCAAGCGCGCATGGGAGGACACTGTTATCTTTGCCCGCACCGGCGGCGATGACAAGGATGGTGgccacggcggcggcaaggaCGGTCCGAATAAGTCCTGCACTAAAGAGTGTCTCCTTGTCAAGATTGAGCTCTTGGTTTGGGAGATTGCTTGCACGATCAAGTTGGTGATTATCAAGCTTGGGTTGG CCTGCGTCCTCCAGATTCTGACtccgttgttgttggctcTTGTTGGGTTGATCAAGGCTCTTGATAAGGTTGTACTGGGATTGGTGATTGTGGTTAAGGCGCTGCTGCACACTATTTTGGGGACTGTGGCTGGGGCTTTGTTGGCGCTTATTATCTGGTAA
- a CDS encoding hypothetical protein (EggNog:ENOG503P9FU), which translates to MDAPEAVGPPVKSLSHIFRRNQLRIQSPGPWSPKKWPPKSPLGMYEFSTTSARDKEEGISEFTTKGGKDKDNNAGPTIWGFRRPTFFLGVALAVVILIAIIVGGVAGTTAVANARSESSLCPLPTTVTITSPPSPTQTTGPEAITVPRLGLLDFDCGRIAISRQIITLGTNSWSFDVNCMMDFKGVGVDLTGMTSYTFEDCIKACAIYNNIARNNTCVGVGFSANLTTILPKVGGNCWLKGYLPEMSPEMNLGAVAVVVSGPKFMVEG; encoded by the exons ATGGACGCCCCAGAAGCAGTCGGGCCACCGGTCAAGTCCCTCTCTCACATCTTCCGCCGGAACCAACTCAGGATTCAATCCCCCGGCCCTTGGAGTCCGAAGAAATGGCCGCCAAAGAGCCCCTTGGGGATGTACGAGTTCTCAACGACATCAGCTAGAGACAAAGAGGAAGGCATCAGCGAATTCACCACCAAAGGAGGGAAAGACAAGGACAACAACGCCGGGCCAACAATATGGGGCTTTCGTCGACCAACCTTCTTCCTGGGTGTAGCACTAGCGGTGGTGATTCTCATCGCCATAATCGTCGGCGGAGTAGCAGGGACAACAGCTGTGGCCAACGCACGGAG tGAATCTTCCCTCTGtcccctccccacaacaGTAACCatcacctctcctccctccccaacccaaaccaccGGCCCCGAAGCCATCACCGTCCCCCGCCTCGGCCTTCTGGATTTCGACTGCGGCCGCATAGCCATCTCTCGGCAGATCATCACCCTGGGCACAAACAGCTGGTCGTTTGACGTGAACTGCATGATGGACTTCAAGGGAGTAGGCGTGGATTTGACAGGGATGACAAGCTACACCTTTGAAGACTGCATAAAGGCTTGCGCGATTTACAATAACATAGCACGGAACAACACGTGTGTTGGGGTGGGGTTTAGTGCAAACCTGACGACGATATTACCCAAGGTGGGAGGAAATTGCTGGTTGAAAGGGTATTTACCGGAGATGAGCCCCGAGATGAACTTGGGGGctgtggcggtggtggttagtGGGCCTAAGTTTATGGTtgaggggtga